The following are encoded together in the Brassica napus cultivar Da-Ae chromosome A9, Da-Ae, whole genome shotgun sequence genome:
- the LOC106416242 gene encoding G-type lectin S-receptor-like serine/threonine-protein kinase At1g11330, whose translation MVVVLLNARRHILLLLLAAFSCFSVRLSFGEDRITFSTPVKGSETLLSNNGIFRFGFFTPVTSTGHLRYVGIWYDKVPVQTVVWVANKDTPINNTYGVISISGKGNLVVKDGQNRHVWSTNVTASVSPNATWVQLMDNGNLVLQDNRDILWESFKHNYNTLLPRMNLMTNLKTGENLGLTSWKSYVDPSTGNYTVSLVPFPFPELLTKYNNVTKWRSGPWNGQVFIGLPDMDTLLNIDGLNLNNDNQGMVSLTYANDSFMYHITLDPNGAIYQRDWRPSMNDWRVGVRFPSTDCDSYSRCGPYGSCNPGEDPQCKCVKGFVPRNNTEWTAGNWMNGCVRRAPLRCQRLGNRSGNGGGKRDGFLKLEKMKVPVNVEPSQANKEACPKVCLDNCSCTAYAYDQGIGCMLWSGELVDMQSFLGSGIDLYIRLAHSELKTHSERVLIMITAPVLGVAFAATVCILIACWKFKKRPEPQENRSAEILLQRMEALTSGNEPTSNQANLKELPLFEFQVLATATDNFSLGNKLGQGGFGPVYKGVLSEGQEIAVKRLSRASGQGLDELLNEVVVISKLQHRNLVKLLGCCIEGEERLLVYEYMPKKSLDAYLFDPLKQKILDWRTRFNIMEGICRGLLYLHRDSRLKIIHRDLKASNILLDENLNPKISDFGLARVFQVNEDEANTIRVVGTYGYMSPEYAMEGLYSEKSDVFSLGVIFLQIISGRRNSHKEDNDLNLLAYAWKLWNEGEAASLADPIVFDECFEKEITKCVQIGLLCVQEVANNRPNVSTVIWMLTTENMKLPKPKQPAFIATSGVSEAESSGQSRQNVSINDVSLTAITGR comes from the exons ATGGTGGTGGTTCTACTAAACGCACGTCGTCACATTCTTCTTCTGCTACTTGCAGCATTCTCTTGCTTCTCTGTAAGGCTCTCTTTTGGTGAAGACAGAATCACCTTCTCGACTCCGGTCAAAGGCTCAGAGACACTTCTCAGCAACAATGGTATTTTCAGGTTCGGTTTCTTCACTCCTGTAACCTCCACTGGTCATTTACGTTATGTTGGGATCTGGTACGATAAGGTTCCAGTTCAAACTGTTGTTTGGGTTGCTAACAAAGACACCCCCATCAACAACACTTATGGTGTTATCTCGATCTCTGGCAAAGGAAATCTCGTGGTTAAGGATGGTCAAAACCGCCATGTATGGTCGACCAACGTTACAGCATCAGTGTCTCCAAATGCTACATGGGTTCAGCTAATGGATAATGGGAATCTTGTATTACAAGACAACAGAGATATTCTGTGGGAGAGTTTCAAGCATAACTACAATACTTTGTTGCCAAGAATGAATCTTATGACCAACCTCAAAACCGGAGAGAATCTAGGACTTACTTCTTGGAAAAGCTATGTAGATCCTTCAACAGGGAACTACACAGTTAGTCTTGTTCCTTTCCCGTTTCCTGAGCTTCTAACCAAGTACAACAATGTTACAAAGTGGCGTAGCGGTCCTTGGAACGGTCAGGTATTCATCGGTTTACCGGATATGGATACCCTTCTGAACATTGATGGGCTTAACCTTAACAATGATAACCAAGGAATGGTTTCATTgacctatgcaaatgattcttTCATGTATCACATTACCTTGGATCCTAACGGAGCTATATATCAGAGAGATTGGAGACCTTCTATGAATGATTGGAGAGTCGGTGTTAGGTTTCCATCCACAGATTGTGATTCATACAGTAGATGTGGTCCATATGGGAGCTGCAATCCCGGGGAAGATCCACAATGTAAATGTGTAAAAGGGTTTGTGCCAAGGAATAACACAGAGTGGACTGCAGGGAATTGGATGAATGGATGTGTGAGAAGAGCTCCATTACGGTGCCAAAGACTTGGGAATAGAAGTGGTAATGGTGGAGGAAAAAGAGATGGGTTTTTGAAACTGGAGAAGATGAAAGTACCAGTTAATGTGGAACCGTCTCAAGCCAATAAGGAAGCTTGTCCTAAGGTTTGTTTAGATAACTGTTCTTGCACAGCTTATGCATATGATCAAGGAATAGGATGCATGCTTTGGAGTGGTGAATTGGTAGATATGCAATCATTCTTGGGAAGTGGCATTGATCTTTACATTCGACTTGCACATTCTGAACTCA AAACACATAGCGAGCGAGTACTTATTATGATCACAGCACCTGTTCTAGGTGTTGCGTTTGCTGCTACGGTTTGCATTCTTATAGCATGCTGGAAATTCAAAAAGCGTCCAG AACCACAAGAAAATAGAAGTGCGGAGATATTGTTACAGAGAATGGAAGCACTTACAAGTGGTAATGAGCCTACTTCTAACCAAGCAAATCTCAAGGAGCTTCCTCTCTTTGAGTTTCAAGTGTTGGCTACAGCAACAGATAACTTCTCTCTGGGAAACAAGCTCGGGCAAGGCGGATTTGGTCCTGTTTACAAG GGAGTATTATCAGAAGGGCAAGAAATTGCAGTGAAGAGGCTATCAAGGGCATCAGGACAAGGACTTGATGAACTTTTGAACGAAGTTGTTGTGATTTCAAAGTTGCAACATAGGAATCTGGTGAAGTTACTTGGATGTTGCATAGAAGGTGAAGAGAGGTTGTTAGTATATGAATACATGCCAAAGAAAAGTTTGGATGCCTATCTATTTG ACCCATTGAAGCAAAAGATTCTTGATTGGAGGACTCGGTTCAACATAATGGAAGGGATTTGCAGAGGCCTTTTGTACCTTCACAGAGATTCAAGACTAAAGATTATACACAGAGATCTAAAAGCCAGCAACATTTTGTTAGATGAGAACCTGAATCCGAAGATATCTGACTTCGGACTTGCAAGAGTTTTTCAAGTGAATGAAGATGAAGCTAACACAATAAGGGTTGTTGGAACTTA CGGTTATATGTCACCGGAATATGCAATGGAAGGTTTATATTCAGAAAAGTCAGACGTTTTCAGCTTGGGGGTTATATTTCTACAGATTATAAGTGGGAGAAGAAATTCTCACAAGGAAGACAATGATCTAAACCTTTTAGCTTAT GCGTGGAAACTATGGAATGAAGGTGAGGCTGCATCTCTAGCGGATCCAATTGTCTTTGATGAGTGTTTTGAGAAAGAGATTACAAAATGTGTTCAGATTGGTTTGTTGTGTGTGCAAGAAGTTGCAAACAACAGACCAAATGTTTCAACTGTGATCTGGATGCTAACTACTGAGAACATGAAGCTCCCTAAGCCGAAGCAGCCTGCGTTTATCGCAACAAGTGGAGTTTCTGAGGCTGAATCTTCTGGCCAGAGTCGTCAGAATGTCTCTATCAATGATGTGAGCCTCACAGCTATAACAGGACGTTAA
- the LOC106416241 gene encoding G-type lectin S-receptor-like serine/threonine-protein kinase At1g11330 produces the protein MVVLLNIRPPFILLFILLLSLRLCFSEDRITLSTPIKDSDTLLSRSGVFRFGFFTPVNSTGHLRYVGIWYDKVPVQTVVWVANKDTPINDTSGVISISDDGNLVVTDGRNRLLWSTNVTVTVSPNATWVQLMDNGNLRLQDNRNNGETLWESFKHPYNSFLPRMTLGTSTKTGENLKLTSWRSYVDPSTGNYSAGLASFTFPKLMFPELLIWKNNVPIWRSGPWNGQVFIGLPDVDSLLFLDGFNLINDNQGTFSMSFANDSFMYHFNLDPDGAIYQRDWSTRGWRVGVRFPSTDCDAFGRCGTYGICNSRDDPPCKCVKGFVPRNNTEWNARNWSNGCVRRASLQCNVSNGGGGKGDGFLKLQKMKVPINAEQSLANVQACPKQCSDNCSCTAYAYDRGIGCMLWSGDLVDMQSFLGSGIDLYVRVAHSELKTHSKLAIMVTAPVLGIAFVAAVCVLLACRKFKKRPAPEKDRSAELLYKRMEELTSGNESASNQVKLKDLPLFEFKVLATSTDSFSPGNKLGQGGFGPVYKGILPEGQEIAVKRLSRASGQGLEELMNEVVVISKLQHRNLVKLLGCCIEGEERLLVYEYMPKKSLDAYLFDPLKQKILDWKTRFNIMEGICRGLLYLHRDSRLKIIHRDLKASNILLDDNLNPKISDFGLARVFQVNEDEANTTRVVGTYGYMSPEYAMEGFFSEKSDVFSLGVIFLEIISGKKNSHKDDNNLNLLAYAWKLWNDGKANSLADPTVFDECFEKEFTKCVQIGLLCVQEVASDRPNVSTMIWMLTTENTDLPEPKQPAFIARRGFSIAESSGQSSQKVSINDVSLTTVTGR, from the exons ATGGTGGTTCTACTAAACATACGTCCTCcgtttattcttctttttataCTGTTGCTCTCGTTGAGGCTCTGCTTCAGCGAAGACAGGATCACACTCTCGACTCCTATCAAAGACTCGGATACACTTCTCAGCAGAAGTGGTGTTTTCAGATTCGGTTTCTTCACTCCTGTGAACTCCACTGGTCATTTACGTTATGTTGGGATCTGGTACGATAAGGTTCCAGTTCAAACCGTGGTTTGGGTTGCTAACAAAGACACTCCAATCAACGACACTTCCGGTGTTATTTCCATCTCTGACGACGGAAACCTCGTGGTTACCGATGGTCGAAACCGCCTTCTATGGTCGACCAACGTCACAGTAACCGTATCTCCAAATGCTACTTGGGTTCAGCTAATGGATAATGGGAATCTTAGGCTACAAGACAACAGAAACAACGGAGAGACTCTCTGGGAGAGTTTCAAGCATCCTTACAACTCTTTCTTACCAAGAATGACTCTTGGAACCAGCACTAAAACCGGAGAGAATCTAAAGCTTACTTCATGGAGAAGCTACGTAGATCCTTCAACAGGGAACTACTCAGCTGGTCTTGCTTCTTTCACGTTTCCTAAGCTCATGTTTCCCGAGCTTCTGATATGGAAGAACAATGTTCCAATCTGGCGTAGCGGACCGTGGAACGGTCAGGTTTTCATCGGTTTACCTGATGTGGACTCTCTTCTGTTTCTTGACGggtttaatttgattaatgaTAACCAAGGAACGTTTTCGATGTCGTTTGCTAATGATTCTTTCATGTATCACTTTAACTTGGATCCTGACGGAGCTATCTATCAGAGAGATTGGAGTACTAGAGGTTGGAGGGTTGGTGTGAGGTTTCCATCGACGGATTGTGATGCGTTTGGTAGATGTGGTACTTATGGGATCTGCAACTCTAGAGATGATCCGCCTTGTAAATGCGTGAAAGGGTTTGTGCCGAGGAACAACACAGAGTGGAATGCAAGGAATTGGAGTAACGGATGTGTGAGAAGAGCTTCATTGCAGTGCAATGTAAGTAATGGTGGAGGAGGGAAAGGAGATGGGTTTTTGAAACTGCAGAAGATGAAAGTGCCAATCAATGCGGAACAGTCTCTAGCTAATGTGCAAGCTTGTCCTAAGCAGTGTTCAGATAACTGTTCTTGCACTGCTTATGCTTATGATCGAGGAATAGGATGCATGCTTTGGAGTGGTGACTTGGTTGATATGCAATCTTTTTTGGGGAGTGGGATTGATCTTTATGTTCGAGTTGCGCATTCTGAACTCA AAACACATAGCAAGCTAGCAATTATGGTCACAGCACCTGTACTAGGCATTGCGTTTGTTGCTGCGGTCTGCGTTCTTTTAGCATGCCGGAAGTTCAAGAAGCGTCCAG CACCAGAGAAAGATAGAAGTGCAGAGCTATTGTATAAAAGAATGGAAGAGCTTACAAGTGGTAACGAGTCTGCTTCTAACCAAGTCAAGCTCAAAGATCTTCCGCTTTTTGAGTTTAAAGTGTTAGCTACATCAACCGATAGCTTCTCTCCCGGAAACAAGCTCGGGCAAGGCGGGTTTGGTCCTGTCTACAAG GGAATATTACCAGAGGGGCAAGAAATTGCTGTCAAGAGGCTCTCACGAGCATCAGGACAAGGACTTGAGGAACTTATGAACGAAGTAGTTGTGATTTCGAAGTTGCAACATAGGAATCTGGTTAAGTTACTTGGTTGTTGCATTGAAGGTGAAGAAAGGTTGTTAGTATATGAGTACATGCCAAAGAAAAGCTTGGATGCTTATCTATTTG ACCCATTGAAGCAAAAGATTCTTGATTGGAAGACTCGGTTCAACATAATGGAAGGGATTTGCAGAGGTCTTTTGTACCTTCACAGAGATTCAAGACTAAAGATCATACACAGAGATCTAAAAGCCAGCAACATTTTGTTAGATGACAATCTGAATCCAAAGATATCTGACTTCGGACTTGCAAGAGTTTTTCAAGTAAATGAAGATGAAGCTAACACAACAAGGGTTGTTGGAACATA cgggtatatgtCACCGGAATATGCAATGGAAGGTTTCTTTTCAGAAAAATCAGATGTTTTCAGCTTGGGAGTTATATTTCTAGAGATCATaagtggaaaaaaaaactccCACAAGGACGACAACAATCTAAACCTTTTAGCTTAT GCGTGGAAGCTATGGAATGACGGCAAGGCTAATTCTCTAGCAGATCCAACCGTCTTTGATGAGTGTTTTGAGAAAGAGTTTACAAAGTGTGTTCAGATTGGTTTGTTGTGTGTGCAAGAAGTTGCAAGCGATAGACCAAATGTGTCAACCATGATTTGGATGCTAACTACCGAGAACACAGACCTCCCTGAGCCAAAGCAGCCTGCATTTATAGCAAGAAGAGGATTTTCAATCGCTGAATCTTCTGGCCAGAGCAGTCAAAAGGTCTCCATCAACGATGTGAGCCTCACAACTGTTACCGGACGTTAA